In one Apostichopus japonicus isolate 1M-3 chromosome 18, ASM3797524v1, whole genome shotgun sequence genomic region, the following are encoded:
- the LOC139958742 gene encoding uncharacterized protein: MEELGLQAGHNGTADDGGINLAYLAAEVCLSMTATASNLIVIIAFCTNGKLRTIPNWYIASLSVSDLLMGVFGIPFILIALTGKPKNNFGLCISAVTVIVWVELCSCFTLFALSCDRYYAVCKPLEYTTQMTHRRVLLRITLAWVTPLLYSLLVPIVWIHDRTGGDDNCLFVEVFDLRCMMVAYLGFFLPLYGIMCFMYYKIFQAIRKQLKRLSQIQEVGIRLRHSSHGSATKLTRISPNATTQSTPVGRFMRDSPRLHCRHICKPHINNVDGETPPPPPGTTESDVKSVLMIPNKGSENDSQQQSEYDLKQGSQNSTKLCFKRNMVQLQRSNSFPILRDTTVPKHRLSTCFCKGKETMYSKVKEALENNNQLSKPIQLHEYSKDGSAYSNNMPEYSKDEPEYSKQGHKRSKDEEGCPYHRKPTDQELKDNETVKSVDSMNEIGEKSTNSTPKSVNQVQSNRYRQERKTATLFVFILLFFFVSWSPVYIVDIFLAYDVKVNQALVNFAVLLSHFNSAFNPILYAYKKEFRKTLFGWVRSFHSFLQSNCKNRRNQSNQVYPYTVNS, from the exons ATGGAGGAGTTAGGCCTACAAGCTGGTCATAATGGAACGGCGGATGATGGCGGCATCAACTTGGCGTATTTGGCCGCTGAGGTTTGCCTATCAATGACCGCTACGGCTAGCAATCTCATAGTCATCATAGCATTCTGTACCAACGGAAAACTTCGAACAATTCCCAACTGGTACATCGCCTCTCTCTCCGTCAGTGATTTGTTAATGGGGGTATTCGGTATACCGTTCATACTAATAGCCCTAACCGGTAAACCGAAGAATAATTTCGGTTTGTGTATCAGTGCGGTTACCGTTATCGTCTGGGTAGAACTATGCTCATGTTTTACTCTTTTCGCTCTATCTTGCGATAGATATTACGCTGTCTGTAAACCCTTGGAATATACCACTCAAATGACACATAGACGTGTTCTATTACGGATTACGCTTGCATGGGTCACCCCTCTGCTCTACTCTCTACTTGTGCCGATTGTGTGGATTCACGACCGCACCGGTGGTGACGATAATTGTCTCTTCGTCGAAGTCTTCGATTTACGGTGTATGATGGTAGCATATCTGGGATTCTTTTTGCCTTTGTACGGGATCATGTGTTTCATGTACTACAAGATATTCCAGGCAATTCGTAAACAG TTAAAACGTCTTTCTCAGATACAGGAAGTGGGGATTCGTTTGCGCCATTCATCCCATGGTTCTGCGACCAAGTTGACTAGAATATCCCCGAACGCAACGACACAGTCTACGCCTGTTGGACGATTCATGCGTGACAGCCCTAGGCTACACTGTAGACATATATGTAAACCACATATTAATAATGTAGATGGAGAaacacctcctcctcctcctggaACAACGGAAAGTGACGTAAAAAGCGTATTAATGATACCTAACAAAGGAAGCGAAAATGATAGCCAACAACAGTCTGAATATGATCTGAAACAAGGAAGCCAAAATTCTACAAAATTGTGCTTCAAAAGAAATATGGTTCAGTTACAAAGATCTAACAGCTTTCCTATACTTCGCGATACGACAGTACCGAAGCACCGGTTATCAACATGTTTTTGTAAAGGTAAAGAAACAATGTATTCGAAAGTGAAAGAAGCACTGGAGAATAACAATCAACTATCAAAACCAATTcagcttcatgaatattcaaaagatGGGTCGGCATATTCAAATAATATGCCTGAATATTCAAAAGATGAGCCTGAATATTCAAAACAAGGACATAAACGTTCAAAAGATGAAGAAGGTTGTCCTTACCATCGTAAACCAACGGATCAAGAACTGAAAGACAACGAAACGGTGAAAAGTGTTGATTCGATGAatgaaattggagaaaaatcGACCAATTCGACCCCAAAATCGGTAAATCAAGTACAAAGTAATCGATACAGACAGGAAAGAAAAACCGCGactctttttgttttcatattattgtttttctttgtttcttggTCACCAGTTTACATCGTGGATATATTTTTAGCTTACGATGTTAAAGTCAATCAAGCTTTAGTGAATTTCGCCGTGTTGTTGTCCCATTTCAATAGTGCTTTCAACCCGATACTTTATGCTTATAAAAAGGAGTTTAGAAAAACCTTGTTTGGATGGGTACGATCTTTCCATAGTTTTCTGCAGTCTAATTGTAAAAACAGACGAAATCAGAGTAATCAAGTTTACCCGTATACTGTCAATTCGTGA